Part of the Pedobacter roseus genome is shown below.
GGCGCTTTTTGAGGGGAGCCAGCAGGATATCAATGCCCTGCGTCTGCAGCGTGCGAAACTGATGACCGATGTTGCCGATGCCCTTTTCAAGGTACAGGCCGAGACCGAGGTGGCCGCAAGAGAGGCCGACAGTTGGTATGAACATGCCTGGGAATCGGTCAAAAGCTCGGTCAAGGAAGGATTTTCTCAGGTCTGGAACCCGGTTGTGGAAATGCGCAACCGGCTGCAGATCGGCCTGCAGCTGCTGGCTACTTCGCTTCTGGAGACCCTTGCAATATGGATCCTGCGCATCAGTGTATATGTTATTTTTACCGTACAGATTATTTTTTCCACCATACTGATTATCCTGGGGCCATTCTCTGTCGCGATCAGTATCCTGCCGGCCTTCCGTGATTCCTTTTCCACCTGGATTGCGCGTTTTATATCGGTCAACCTGTATTCCGGGATCGGTTTTTTGGTGATGTATGTGGCATCCCTCTTCCAGCATTATGCCCTGGAGGCCGAAATCTCCCGCTACACCGAGCTTTTGGGCAGCACAGGCCCGGATATTGAAAAACTGGGCTGGTTTGCCTCAAACGGGGTACTTTCCTTCGGAATGGTCATCATCACTTTTATCATCGGTGCACTTACAATGTTTACCGTTCCCAGCATTTCTACCTGGATTGTCTCCACCTCAGGGGTGAGCTCTGCGGCTAGCGCCATGGGATCCGGGGCAGGAACGATGGGAAGCATGGCCAGTAAAGCAATAGGAGGATAGACATGCTGATCAAAAATATAGAAAGCAAAATCCGCCTGGCAACTTTTCTTTGCGCATCGAGCTTCATCCTCTGCCTGCTGGTCTGTTCGGTGGTCTCTTTTTTTGCTTACCGGCAGTTCGAGCTTTCCACAAAGCGGATTTACCTGCTCGATAACGGATCAGTTCCCCTGGGGGCAAAAAGAACAGCGCTCGAGGTAAACAGGGGCGCGGAATACCGGGCCCATATTGCAAGGTTCCATAGCCTGTTTTTTTCGCTCATCCCGGATGAAAAATACATCGAGGGACAGATGCGGCAGGCGATGTACCTGATCGATGAAAGCGGGGCCAGGGAATACAATAATTTAAAGGAGCGCAGCTTTTTCTCTTCGGTGCTGTCCTCCTCGGCAGTACTTTCTATCCGGACCGACTCGATTTTTTTAGATGAAAAGGCAAAATATTTCCGCTATTACGGCACCCAGCGGATCGACCGCAGAAGCACGGTAGTGACCCGCTCGCTAATCACCGAAGGGCATTTAAGTGATCTTTCCGCCCGCTCGGAAAACAATCCCAATGCAGTGCTGATTACCGGCTGGAAGACCCTGGAAAACAGGGACCTCTCCACCACATCGAAAAACCCATTTTAAACTAAAACAACCATGATCATGGAAAAACGCAATAGCATTTTATTTTCCTATGCCCTAAAACGGCTATCTCCACCCCTGGCAGGGATATCCCGATGGTTTGTCCGCAATCCAGGGCGTGTCTTTGTGCTGATGATGCTGATTTTGGCCAGTTCAGCCCTTCTCTGCTTTACCCTGCTCAGGACCCAGCCGGAAATGGCCGGTGCCAGCAAGCCTGGCATAAAGCAGAAAGCCGGCGCGGGGATCCTGGGAGTATCTCAGGCCGCGGGAAATCTCATGCAGGTCATGCAGATGCAGGCTGAGCTCAATGGCCTTTTATCCACAAAACAGCTCAGTTCCGCCGACAGCCTTAAAATAGCAGCCCTGCTGCAAAGAATAAAAAAGCTACAGAACAACATCAACGACCATGAAAAAAATCAACCTTAAAAACCCGCGCTATGTTCTGCCGGTCCTTTGCCTGCCCTTTATCATACTCCTGTTTTTTATCTTCCGCGCTTACTCCGCCAAAGGGGATAAAACCCAAGGAAAGGAAAAAGGTGGCCTGCAGAGCGGCCTTGCAGGGGTATCGGACGAAGTTAGCGGACAAAAACTGCAGGATAAGCTGCAGGCTTTCGAAGAGCGCTACCGCAGATCCGATGCCCCTTCAGCGCTGAGCCAGCTCGGCGCTGAAGGGCCGCTGGATGCAGATCCACTGACAGACCATCCCTTGAGCGGTCAGAAAATGCTCGACTCTATCGAGTCCGCTATCCGCAGCCGTTACAGTCAATCCCCAGCAGGTCCCTATGCCCTGAATTTCCCGCAAAAGGGAGCAAGGGGCAGGGATGAACAGAAAGGAAGCCAAAGTGCCCTCGAAAGGGACCGGGCGATCGCCGAGGCGCTTAATGAGCTGCAGCGGTCTGGCCCTTCTGCGCCAAACCGGGATTCCCCTGCGGATCCAATGGCCTTATTTAGGGCCCAGATGGCTATAGTGGACAGTATCGGCAGGGCAGGTGACTCTTCGCTGAAGCCCGGTCTGGAAAGTCCTGGCCAGCTGCCCGGAACTGCAAATAAACGGCCAGTGGCTAAAGCCCTTCGGGTGAGCATGGACAGCATTCCAAGAGGCGGGGGAGCTTCGGGAGAGAAACTGGCTGGGGCAGTGAATATCCCGGTGATGATCGATGAGCAGCTTACCGGACGCTTGGGATCGCGAATGCGCATGCGGCTGCTCGCAGATATCAGGGCAGAAAAATTACTGATAAAAAAAGGAACCACCCTTTTTGGGACCATATCCTCTTTTTCTGCCCAGCGCATCGGGATATCGGTCAGTTCGGTACTCCTGGATGGTGAAATCCTGCCCCTGAACCTTGAGGCTTATGATCTGGACGGGTTGAAGGGGATCTATGTACCCTCATCAGCATTCCGCGAGCTTGGGCGGGATGTTGGCAGTGCTTCCCCGCAGGGACTCTCCATTGAGGGAGCCTTTGGGGAAAACAGGCAAATGATGAGCCTGATGGGCAGGGTTTTCCAGTCCGCTTCTGGCGCCTTTACCCGCCTGGTCCGTCAGAACAAGGCCAAAATCAAATATGGCACCCTGCTTTATCTCGTTGATCCCGATGAACTCTCATCCCGTCAGAAAAACCTTTAAATCCATAAACCATGAAAACATTATTTCTTTTTGCCCTGCTCGCTTTAGCCAATCTGTGCCTTTTTGCCCAGCAGCCTGTCGGCAGACCACTTTCGGATCTCCCAAGAATCGATATCACAGCGGGGATGCCGCTACATTTCCGTTCCCCTGAGCCCATCCGCTATGTCGACATTTCAAACCCTGCAATCACGCATGAACTTACTGCGGCGAATATATTATGCATCCGTCCCGGCGCTCTGCCTGAAGGACATCAAGCAGACGAGCCTGCAGTAGTAACCATTATAGCAGAGCGATTTATGGCCCAGTACAGCCTGCATTTTGGCCATGGCCTGAGCTCAGGGGACGCAGTCACCGATATCGAAATCCTGCCGGAGCATATGGTGCCGGTAGATCTTCCCGCAGGGATTACCAGTAGCGCCCAAATGAGAAAAAATGCGCTGGACATACTCGCCCTGCGGTTTCATAAGCCCCTCTCCAGGGCATCTTCCCATGGGATATCACTGGAAATCAGGAAGATTTACTGCATCGGTGAGCAGGTTTTTTTGGATATTTATATTGAAAACAGTTCATCACTGCCCTATCACCCAGAGGTATTCAGCCTGAGCCTGGAAGACAAAAAGGTCAGCAGGGCCACCAACCACCAGTCCATCCCGGTCCCTATTCTCTGGCAGCTTTATCCCTTAAGAGCCTTTACCAGGGGTATGCGCAATATCCTGGTTATCGATAAGCTGAGCTTTTCTCGACAGAAGCGCCTTGTGCTTACCATGGCAGAAAAGCAGCTTTCCGACCGCAGGGTTTCCCTGGGCATACAGTATGGGGATATCCTGCGTGCTGATACCTTTTAAACCTTAGGCCTTATGGAAGAGAGCAAAGAACAGCAGGGGCTCCATCAGTTTATGCGCTTCTGCATCTACCTTTCGGTTGTCCTGGATATCCTTATTTTCATCTGCCTGCCCAGGATCCTTCAAGTTGATTTTCCTGGCAGCTTCTTTCTTGCACAAATCCTGCAGCAAATTTCCAAAATCGGTATTTATCTCAGCCCTTTATATTCCAGGGGATTTATACTGATGCTGACCATACTGGTTTCCATCGGCACTTTAAGCAAAAAAGAAAAAGAACTCGATTACCGTACAGCGATCCTTTATCCATTGTCGGCAGGCCTTGCGCTTTTTTTCTCCGGTCCCCTGGTTTTTCTTCAAGATGGGGCCCGGGTGATCGTGGGATTAAACTGGACAGCGCTCAGCTATTGCCTGACACTGATTTTTGGGACAATACTGATCCATACTGCAATGGACAATGTCTCCAAAATCATCAGCTCGCAGCTTGGTAAAGACCCTTGGAATATCGAGCAGGAATCCTTTATGCAGGCCACCAGGGAGATCCGCGGACCGGCCTGCGTCAGTATACCAAGCCTGTTTTATTACCGTAAAAAAGTCAGGCAAGGGTATATCAATATCGAAAATATCTTCCGGGGTACCCTTTTGATCGGCACGCCCGGATCGGGAAAGAGTTTCGGGGTGGTTATGCCATTCATCCGGCAGTTGATGGCCAGGGACTTCTGCCTATGTATTTATGATTTTAAGTTCTTTGACCTCGCGCAGCTGGCTTATTATCATTTTTTGCTCGGCAAAAAGCAGGGCCGCCTGAAAAACCACCTTTTCCATGTGATCAACCTAAACAATGTGGAAATGTCCAGGCGTATCAATGTACTGCGAGCAGATTATATCCTTAC
Proteins encoded:
- a CDS encoding plasmid transfer protein: MQTTNMIAGTAGLLVQPDARGVPDSFKETFNFLQGNGVYEEGMMHFLKELKSTIWTHYDAFIADAQALCAIFMLIFFAIKSYEMISGDKRLEIMPLLRPFGLSMVILWWPVFTRLVAFPAEIVENRTSALFEGSQQDINALRLQRAKLMTDVADALFKVQAETEVAAREADSWYEHAWESVKSSVKEGFSQVWNPVVEMRNRLQIGLQLLATSLLETLAIWILRISVYVIFTVQIIFSTILIILGPFSVAISILPAFRDSFSTWIARFISVNLYSGIGFLVMYVASLFQHYALEAEISRYTELLGSTGPDIEKLGWFASNGVLSFGMVIITFIIGALTMFTVPSISTWIVSTSGVSSAASAMGSGAGTMGSMASKAIGG
- the traK gene encoding conjugative transposon protein TraK, which produces MLIKNIESKIRLATFLCASSFILCLLVCSVVSFFAYRQFELSTKRIYLLDNGSVPLGAKRTALEVNRGAEYRAHIARFHSLFFSLIPDEKYIEGQMRQAMYLIDESGAREYNNLKERSFFSSVLSSSAVLSIRTDSIFLDEKAKYFRYYGTQRIDRRSTVVTRSLITEGHLSDLSARSENNPNAVLITGWKTLENRDLSTTSKNPF
- a CDS encoding DUF2306 domain-containing protein — translated: MEKRNSILFSYALKRLSPPLAGISRWFVRNPGRVFVLMMLILASSALLCFTLLRTQPEMAGASKPGIKQKAGAGILGVSQAAGNLMQVMQMQAELNGLLSTKQLSSADSLKIAALLQRIKKLQNNINDHEKNQP
- the traM gene encoding conjugative transposon protein TraM, with the protein product MKKINLKNPRYVLPVLCLPFIILLFFIFRAYSAKGDKTQGKEKGGLQSGLAGVSDEVSGQKLQDKLQAFEERYRRSDAPSALSQLGAEGPLDADPLTDHPLSGQKMLDSIESAIRSRYSQSPAGPYALNFPQKGARGRDEQKGSQSALERDRAIAEALNELQRSGPSAPNRDSPADPMALFRAQMAIVDSIGRAGDSSLKPGLESPGQLPGTANKRPVAKALRVSMDSIPRGGGASGEKLAGAVNIPVMIDEQLTGRLGSRMRMRLLADIRAEKLLIKKGTTLFGTISSFSAQRIGISVSSVLLDGEILPLNLEAYDLDGLKGIYVPSSAFRELGRDVGSASPQGLSIEGAFGENRQMMSLMGRVFQSASGAFTRLVRQNKAKIKYGTLLYLVDPDELSSRQKNL
- a CDS encoding DUF4138 domain-containing protein; the encoded protein is MKTLFLFALLALANLCLFAQQPVGRPLSDLPRIDITAGMPLHFRSPEPIRYVDISNPAITHELTAANILCIRPGALPEGHQADEPAVVTIIAERFMAQYSLHFGHGLSSGDAVTDIEILPEHMVPVDLPAGITSSAQMRKNALDILALRFHKPLSRASSHGISLEIRKIYCIGEQVFLDIYIENSSSLPYHPEVFSLSLEDKKVSRATNHQSIPVPILWQLYPLRAFTRGMRNILVIDKLSFSRQKRLVLTMAEKQLSDRRVSLGIQYGDILRADTF